In Plasmodium gaboni strain SY75 chromosome 7, whole genome shotgun sequence, the following are encoded in one genomic region:
- a CDS encoding hypothetical protein (conserved Plasmodium protein, unknown function): MTNELKINNDDKKLRKKVKEKLINKNVKSEKKKKKKEKPLIKEKKKEEKKGVKEKKNKKTKKKQKKEKNIKKRKEIKNKLKNEDVNSYDQNYDDSTSDEDEIYDDDNLFMDSRLKKKKKKKKTTLNNLTEEDKNKKKKNKKKNCVAEFLKLNEYDDNYEKELFSYAKNGFKKYVNFLNNYKNTIKEEQHEITNKRPKNLYV; encoded by the coding sequence atgACGAACGAGTTAAAAATTAAcaatgatgataaaaaattgCGAAAGAAAGTTAAAGAAAAacttataaataaaaatgtcaaatcagaaaaaaaaaaaaagaaaaaagaaaagcccttaataaaagagaaaaagaaggaagaaaaaaaaggagtcaaggaaaagaaaaacaaaaaaacaaaaaaaaaacaaaaaaaggaaaaaaatataaaaaaaagaaaagaaataaagaataaattaaaaaatgagGATGTAAATAGTTATGATCAAAATTATGACGATAGCACTTCTGATGAAGATGAGATATACGATGACGACAACCTATTTATGGATAGCAgattaaagaaaaagaaaaaaaaaaaaaaaacgaCATTAAATAACTTAACGGAAGAAgataagaataaaaaaaagaaaaacaaaaaaaaaaattgtgTTGCggaatttttaaaattaaatgagtatgatgataattatgAAAAGGAGTTATTTTCATATGCCAAAAATGGTTTTAAAAAGTATGTCAACTTTTTGAacaattataaaaatacaataaaagaagaacaacatgaaataacaaataagagaccaaaaaatttatatgtttga
- a CDS encoding hypothetical protein (conserved Plasmodium protein, unknown function) produces the protein MILLKICLANFFCIFISYLLLTHTENKQLKSYVLKKKFMLKIVNAKNNILYEQQKKKHRSVRNRKNLKHFNPKAFLVFDIIKIFGRLSDKELLGHVISHNNEFIELDKKKKTKKWEILFNNDYINFDILKNFLINNKFEWPLTVNSGQIKNQVSPIVYVENCRKISEQVKNKNTKINLKIINDYISEMPISNDAIQCVFSSFSDYEELTKEQFINKIHEWAPSDGIIDWYTFVYNLKEEPSDNIKRFFD, from the exons atgatattattgaaaatatgtttggctaattttttttgtatatttatttcatatcttttattaaCACATACTGAAAACAAACAATTAAAAAGttatgttttaaaaaaaaagtttatGTTAAAAATTGTTAACGccaaaaataatatattatatgaacagcaaaaaaaaaaacatcGAAGTGTAAGAAATAGGAAAAATCTTAAACACTTTAATCCAAAGGCATTTCTAGTTTTTGacataataaaa ATATTTGGTCGTTTATCAGACAAAGAATTATTGGGTCACGTAATTTCTCATAACAACGAATTTATAGAACTTgacaagaaaaaaaaaacaaaaaaatgggaaattttatttaataatgattatataaattttgacattctaaaaaattttttaataaacaATAAATTTGAATGGCCTCTCACAGTAAATTCTGGGCAAATAAAAAACCAAG TATCTCCAATTGTTTATGTTGAGAATTGTAGGAAGATAAGTGAACAAgtgaaaaataaaaataccaaaataaatttaaaaataataaatgattatattaGTGAAATGCCTATATCGAATGACGCCATAC aaTGTGTTTTCTCATCATTTAGCGATTATGAAGAATTAACAAAAGAAcaatttataaataaaattcaTGAATGGGCTCCCTCAGATg GAATAATCGATTGGTATACATTTGTTTATAATTTGAAAGAAGAACCATCggataatattaaaagatttTTTGATTAg
- a CDS encoding AAA family ATPase, CDC48 subfamily encodes MKVRKMHYPLFSFTEYLSCYIILYFFVLLPNYSYAININNYHNNNNLWNINNKWKNQQTNHFTNNRIGHFLWGSKIRKNPLASISTSITTKKVENQKKKTNKNDSYSNVNDIYDENNNTAHFVQINYKNDQSNDALSPYKDNNEMTIEKSNNLTSDEGKKEVHNTSQKILEKVDYFKETEKKTNTYNNINKNKSKSIATHDNKNHTNYINKVENKQSNDKIKNLNNKYVKKFKSHILQNDILGTISNMFWSGKKNNSANAKKGMKNVPMDEKRYSPNDHNSNNNNNDDNNNNNNNNGGKNNSYYNDKTQKGVNDKETNFLLKALDSGKFPTYCLVENIDENLDNFDIYMSKEKMDELNINDGATVLLKGKKKREMLGIARLDRSLKKHYVVISFAMKKNLRLMHNDIIKIHPFMNAKKIRNVILSPFSDTIPNLSREELEKAVINPYLKNSYKPLRVNSNIYIYYKNNKIEFKVLKIISEESENEEFGCIGEHSQLTLAEEYLKREDYEENNDDITYEDLGGMKKQLNKIRELIELPLKYPEIFMSIGISAPKGVLMHGIPGTGKTSIAKAIANESNAYCYIINGPEIMSKHIGESEQKLRKIFKKASEKTPCIIFIDEIDSIANKRSKSNNELEKRVVSQLLTLMDGLKKNNNVLVLAATNRPNSIDPALRRFGRFDREIEIPVPDEQGRYEILLTKTKKMKLDPDVNLRKIAKECHGYVGADLAQLCFEAAIQCIKEHIHFLDLDEEDFIEFMKISVDEDKKNMGNEPYGSTYTNNSNDIKQLTESSNKISYTNMFPLNKKSTMLQNDKNEINKDSSYDKKTDALDKYKSDSSIDMEKKKKKKSNFFFSNDDEETKNKNRTNVNQKKKKNPNDKLDKNERRIPAYILNKLTIKAKHFQHALNICNPSSLRERQVQIPTVTWNDIGGMNEVKEQLKETILYPLEYKHLYNKFNSNYNKGILLYGPPGCGKTLLAKAIANECKANFISVKGPELLTMWFGESEANVRDLFDKARAASPCIIFFDEIDSLAKERNSNTNNDASDRVINQILTEIDGINEKKTIFIIAATNRPDILDKALTRPGRLDKLIYISLPDLKSRYSIFKAILKNTPLNEDVDIHDMAKRTEGFSGADITNLCQSAVNEAIKETIHLLNIRKKEQEEQRKKNKNSFKIDDTDTYDPVPTLSKKHFDLAFKNARISIQPEDVLKYEKFKEKLSLQDF; translated from the coding sequence atgAAAGTAAGAAAAATGCATTATCCccttttttcttttacagaatatttatcatgttatattatactttatttttttgttttgcttccaaattattcatatgctattaacataaataattatcataataacaacaatttgtggaatataaataataaatggAAAAATCAACAAACAAATCATTTTACTAATAATAGAATTGGACATTTTCTTTGGGGGTCGAAAATAAGGAAAAATCCTTTGGCCTCTATCAGTACGTCCATAACTACCAAAAAGGTAGAgaaccaaaaaaaaaaaacaaataaaaatgatagTTACAGTAATGTAAATGACATATATGAtgagaataataatacagCACATTTTGtacaaataaattataaaaatgatcAATCAAATGATGCTTTAAGTCCTTATAAGGACAATAATGAAATGACTATTGAAAAGTCAAATAATTTGACCTCTGATGAAGGAAAAAAGGAGGTACATAATACATCCCAAAAGATATTGGAAAAAGTAGattattttaaagaaacagaaaaaaaaacaaatacttataataatataaataaaaataaaagtaagTCTATTGCTACacatgataataaaaatcatacgaattatattaataaagtagaaaataaacaaagtaatgataaaataaaaaatttaaataacaaatatgtaaaaaagTTCAAATCACACATTTTacaaaatgatatattagGAACTATATCTAATATGTTTTGGTCaggtaaaaaaaataatagcGCGAATGCAAAAAAAGGAATGAAAAATGTTCCTATGGATGAAAAGCGTTATTCTCCGAATGACCAcaatagtaataataataataatgatgataataataataataataataataatggtggcaaaaataattcttattataatgataaaacACAAAAAGGTGTTAATGATAAAGAAACCAATTTTCTTCTTAAAGCACTGGATAGTGGAAAATTTCCTACATATTGCCTTGTAGAAAATATTGATGAAAACCTAGACaattttgatatatatatgagtAAAGAAAAGATGGATGAATTAAATATCAATGATGGTGCTACTGTTTTATTAaaagggaaaaaaaaaagagaaatGCTTGGTATTGCTAGATTAGATAGAagtttaaaaaaacattatGTTGTTATATCTTTTGctatgaaaaaaaatttaagaCTTATGcataatgatataataaaaatcCATCCTTTTATGAATGCTAAGAAAATACGCAATGTTATCTTAAGCCCATTTAGTGATACCATACCTAATTTAAGTAGAGAAGAACTAGAAAAAGCTGTCATAAATccatatttaaaaaatagTTATAAACCATTACGTGTAAACagtaatatatacatatattataaaaataataaaatcGAATTTAAagtattaaaaattatatcaGAAGAAAGtgaaaatgaagaatttGGTTGTATAGGAGAACATTCTCAATTGACCTTAGCAGaagaatatttaaagaGAGAAGattatgaagaaaataatgatgatattaCTTATGAAGATTTAGGAGGTATGAAAAAacaattaaataaaattagaGAATTAATTGAATTACCATTAAAATATCCAGAAATTTTTATGAGTATAGGAATATCAGCACCTAAAGGTGTATTAATGCATGGTATACCAGGTACAGGGAAAACATCTATTGCTAAAGCTATAGCTAATGAAAGTAATGcttattgttatattattaatggTCCAGAAATTATGTCAAAACATATTGGAGAATCAGAACAGaaattaagaaaaattttcaaaaaaGCTAGCGAAAAAACACcatgtattatttttattgatGAAATTGATTCAATTGCTAATAAAAGAAGTAAAAGTAATAATGAATTAGAAAAAAGGGTTGTATCACAATTATTAACTTTAATGGATggattaaaaaaaaacaataatgTATTAGTCTTAGCTGCTACCAATAGACCTAATTCAATTGACCCAGCTTTAAGAAGATTTGGAAGATTTGATAGAGAAATAGAAATACCAGTACCTGATGAACAAGGAAGATATGAAATTTTATTAACCAAAACgaagaaaatgaaattaGATCCTGATGTTaatttaagaaaaataGCAAAAGAATGTCATGGGTATGTAGGAGCAGATTTAGCTCAATTATGTTTTGAAGCAGCTATTCAATGTATTAAAGAACATATTCATTTTCTAGATTTAGATGAAGAAGATTTTATTGAATTCATGAAAATTAGTGTAGatgaagataaaaaaaatatgggTAATGAACCTTATGGTAGTACATACACAAACAATtcaaatgatataaaaCAACTCACAGAAAGCAGTAACAAGATATCATATACTAATATGTTCCCactaaataaaaaaagtacTATGTTACAAAATGacaaaaatgaaataaataaagattccagttatgataaaaaaacagatgcattagataaatataaaagtgATTCTTCAATAgatatggaaaaaaaaaaaaaaaaaaaaagtaattttttctttagtaatgatgatgaagaaacaaaaaataaaaatagaacAAATGTTAatcagaaaaaaaaaaaaaacccaaatgataaattagataaaaatgaaagaaGAATACCagcatatatattaaataaattaacaATTAAAGCTAAACATTTTCAACATgctttaaatatatgtaacCCTAGTTCATTAAGAGAAAGGCAAGTACAAATACCAACTGTTACTTGGAATGATATTGGTGGTATGAATGAAGTCAAAGAACAGTTGAAAGAAACTATTTTATATCCATTAGAATATAAgcatttatataataaattcaattctaattataataaaggaatattattatatggaCCTCCAGGATGTGGAAAAACATTATTAGCTAAGGCAATTGCAAATGAATGCAAAGCTAATTTTATATCTGTAAAAGGACCTGAATTATTAACTATGTGGTTTGGTGAGTCAGAAGCAAATGTTCGAGATTTATTTGATAAAGCTAGAGCAGCTTCTCcatgtataatattttttgatgAAATAGATTCTTTAGCAAAAGAAAGAAATAGTAATACTAATAATGACGCAAGTGATAGAGTGATTAATCAAATATTAACCGAAATTGATGGTATTaatgaaaagaaaacaatatttattatagCTGCAACTAATAGACCAGATATATTAGATAAAGCTTTAACAAGACCTGGAAGATTagataaattaatttatatatctttacCTGACTTAAAAAGTAGATATAGTATATTTAAAGCTATACTTAAAAATACTCCTCTAAATGAAGATGTTGATATTCATGATATGGCAAAAAGAACAGAGGGCTTTTCTGGAGCTGATATAACAAATCTTTGTCAAAGTGCTGTAAATGAAGCAATTAAAGAAACTATACATCTACttaatataagaaaaaaagaacaagaagaacaaagaaaaaaaaataaaaacagTTTTAAAATTGATGATACAGATACATATGATCCGGTACCAACCTTATCCAAAAAGCATTTTGACTTGGCTTTCAAAAATGCTCGTATATCAATTCAACCAGAGGatgtattaaaatatgAGAAGTTTAAGGAAAAGTTATCCTTACAAGATTTTTAA
- a CDS encoding hypothetical protein (conserved Plasmodium protein, unknown function): protein MIVFDELFEFLREVEITCDNFKEEEEEKEKIILFINELNSYINDLSLSLKGKINNPDDVTEHDILKKIIYKKETLEKAIKNEKDNFKRDEKMKEKEINNEEDGVNGHTNNIKNNNVDDKNYDNDDNTLNISNDKMNLSYKDDDTNDFKCHSNNKILIESNEQIKNEYNNNSINCQKKGELSNTCNDNMIKKNSLDENKTNDGPYDILNKKDDNENDINNTHNNNNNNKNNDNIEILKDDIIKEWGEQIDEFDNLLYEHTLAYKKKDFFNKIEKKKKKKNVDFSQGNMIDEELCLLAQEMKENVLTYRDIIKEDNTTLEKSANKQNLTIDSMTDVNKKTKRMTRNKNISFFVSLLIIATSAVLFIFTFFVIILL from the coding sequence atGATTGTGTTCGACGAACTTTTTGAATTTCTCAGAGAAGTAGAAATAACATGTGATAATTTTAAAGAAGaggaagaagaaaaagaaaaaattatattatttatcaATGAATTAAATTCTTATATTAACGATCTTTCACTTTCTCTTAAGGGGAAGATAAATAACCCTGATGATGTTACTGAACATgacattttaaaaaaaataatttataaaaaagaaactTTAGAAAAAgctataaaaaatgaaaaggacaattttaaaagagatgaaaaaatgaaagaaaaGGAAATTAATAATGAGGAAGATGGAGTAAATGGacatacaaataatattaagaaTAACAATGTGgatgataaaaattatgataatgatgataatacattaaatatttctaatGATAAAATGAATTTGTCTTATAAGGATGATGATACAAATGATTTTAAATGTCAttctaataataaaatattaatagaaagtaatgaacaaataaaaaatgaatataataacaattCGATAAATTGTCAAAAAAAAGGTGAACTTTCGAATACAtgtaatgataatatgataaaaaaaaattcattggatgaaaataaaacaaatgaCGGTCCATACGACATacttaataaaaaagatgataacgaaaatgatataaataatacacacaataataataataataataaaaataatgataatattgaaATTTTAAAAGACGATATTATTAAAGAATGGGGTGAACAAATAGATGAATTTGATAACCTACTTTATGAACATACACTAGcctataaaaaaaaagatttcTTTAACAAAAttgagaaaaaaaaaaaaaaaaaaaatgtagaTTTCTCACAAGGAAATATGATTGATGAAGAATTATGTTTATTAGCTCAAGAAATGAAAGAAAATGTTTTGACATATAGagatattataaaagaagataATACAACATTAGAAAAATCTGCGAACAAACAAAATCTAACCATTGATTCTATGACAGatgttaataaaaaaacaaaaagaatgacaagaaataaaaatatttctttctttgtttctttattaataatagCAACTTCAGCAgtactttttatatttaccttttttgtaataatacttttataa
- a CDS encoding putative 50S ribosomal protein L1, mitochondrial, translated as MMRKLFSPLIGMCFLKSNFKHNNNSSNNKVFCLIQKRGRKYIPFYDVNKKKQKKKGFNEVHEKKKEDDENEIKADKRIERDADNIESEKLSQGDNIQFMNKKKEYSSSTYSLRSNLLPALSPMKGLKLLLSLNDSNYFNMVKNDDSKINFNLIIRIDIKRESLRGMCNLVHSVDKNKKILVLVDEEHQNLKKYGADYVGLEYINKIKNGWLDFNICITNFKNINKILCIAKILGPKKLMPNIKSDTLVDNLEETIKKIKSGNTIEYRSEPIDLSTFQLYNEIYNFQQIDLNSIAHINVQIAPIDMNFYHILENMKCFTSEIIKNNIHSTHTQKENKTTSFTWPPITAKHKKQKLKIEEKINLFHKNDDSSQSFILGGYITYGNYPKIFLRSNLLHPHSDGYSN; from the coding sequence ATGATGAGAAAACTTTTTTCCCCCTTAATTGGAATGTGTTTTTTAAAGTCTAATTTTAAgcataataataatagtagtaataataaagtGTTTTGCTTAATCCAAAAAAGAGGACGTAAATATATTCCATTTTATgatgtaaataaaaaaaagcagaaaaaaaaaggattTAATGAAGTCCATgagaaaaagaaagaagatgatgaaaatgaaattaaagCGGATAAAAGAATAGAAAGAGATGCCGACAATATAGAATCAGAGAAATTATCACAAGGTGATAATATACAatttatgaataaaaaaaaggagTACTCATCTTCTACTTATTCTTTACGTTCTAATTTATTACCAGCATTATCACCTATGAAAGGATTAAAATTGTTATTAAGTTTAAATGATAgtaattattttaatatggTGAAAAATGATGACTctaaaataaattttaatttaattataagAATTGATATAAAAAGAGAATCCTTAAGAGGGATGTGTAACCTAGTACATAGTgttgataaaaataaaaaaatattagtCTTAGTAGATGAAGAACATCagaatttaaaaaaatatggagCTGATTATGTTGGTTtagaatatattaacaaaataaaaaacgGATGGCTAgattttaatatatgtataactaactttaaaaatattaataaaattttatgCATAGCCAAAATTTTAGGACCTAAAAAACTCATGCCCAATATTAAATCAGATACATTAGTAGATAACTTGGAAGAAactattaaaaaaattaaaagtGGTAATACTATAGAATATAGAAGTGAACCTATTGATTTATCTACTTTccaattatataatgaaatatataattttcaaCAAATAGATCTAAATTCTATAGCACATATTAACGTACAAATAGCTCCTATAGATATGAACTTTTATCATATACTTGAAAATATGAAATGTTTTACTTcagaaattataaaaaataatatacattcTACTCATAcacaaaaagaaaataaaacCACATCATTTACTTGGCCACCTATTACTGCAAAAcataaaaaacaaaaattaaaaattgaagaaaaaataaatttatttcataaaaatgatgattCTTCTCaatcatttatattagGAGGATATATAACTTATGGTAATTATCCAAAAATATTCCTTCGATCAAATTTGTTACATCCACATTCGGATGGTTATTCTAActaa
- a CDS encoding 60S ribosomal protein L34: MAQRVHYRKHNHYNTKSNKVRPVRTPGGKLTIHVVKKKAGKPKCADCKTPIQGVKALRPADNHRARKKDRTVTRAYGGSICARCIRERIMRAFLFEEQKCVRQVLKEKKKQEKKVKKVKKEKKKVNAKEVKKTGTDNKKAKKVADKKKGK; this comes from the exons ATGGCACAAAGAGTTCATTATCGTAAGCACAATCATTACAATACAAAGTCAAACAAAGTAAGACCTGTAAGAACACCAGGAGGAAAATTAACTATTCATGTTGTTAAGAAAAAAGCTGGAAAGCCTAAATGTGCTGACTGTAAAACACCTATACAAGGG gTAAAAGCCTTAAGGCCAGCAGATAACCATAGAGCAAGGAAAAAGGACCGAACTGTAACAAGAGCTTATGGAGGATCCATATGTGCTCGTTGCATAAGAGAAAGAATTATGAGAGCCTTTTTATTTGAAGAACAAAAATGTGTAAGACAAGTAttgaaagaaaaaaagaaacaagAAAAGAAAGTTAAAAAGGTtaagaaagaaaaaaaaaaggttaATGCTAAAGAAGTAAAGAAAACAGGTACTGACAATAAAAAGGCCAAGAAGGTTGCTGATAAGAAAAAGggaaaataa
- a CDS encoding putative DNA repair protein, whose protein sequence is MIHSDESQNDEEKVNYNNILFENNISDEIDYFDDRLPHINFYLKFQKKDFMQNFFDKVSKEQKAESDEKKIEILINPYDIHDIENENKYEDTNMNDIINDNEGGFLLDNDEDDDNNNLYVINNNNNNIPNDCLSLDIKDDIFHLDDQEEYTKKINENFQKNKNEFIFSIERVIENEEENIKTEKCFLCNKKKKNYNETLVHINIYLCKECKALDSNFRMISLTKLIKKYSLNTYDLSKYEKQLALLSTKNPRGYMKQMKLYFIFQIKEIALRKHGSLLTVKNLYNNKLLNINSSSSTNKMNKTKKLIHKFKKTKTIFSKQVRNMEQLKIICEDNEHDFDTPVCINQNDNTYNKKCKKCSYCVEYMQF, encoded by the coding sequence ATGATACATAGCGATGAATCACaaaatgatgaagaaaaagtaaattataataatattttatttgaaaataatataagtGATGAAATTGATTATTTTGATGATCGTTTACCCCATATAAACTTTTATTTGaaatttcaaaaaaaagattttATGCAAAACTTTTTTGATAAAGTTTCAAAAGAACAGAAAGCTGAAAGTgatgaaaagaaaatagaaatattaataaatcCATATGATATACATGATatagaaaatgaaaataaatatgaagacactaatatgaatgatattataaatgataatgaagGAGGATTTCTTTTAGACAATGATGAggatgatgataataataatttatatgttataaataataataataataatattccTAATGATTGCTTATCTTTGGATATTAAAGATgatatatttcatttagATGATCAAGAagaatatacaaaaaaaataaatgagAATTTTCAGAAAAATAAGAACGAATTTATATTTAGTATAGAAAGGGTAatagaaaatgaagaagaaaatataaaaacagaaaaatgctttttatgtaataaaaaaaaaaaaaattataatgaaacattagttcatattaatatatatttatgtaaaGAATGTAAAGCTTTAGATAGTAATTTTAGAATGATTTCATTAacaaaattaattaaaaaatattctttaaataCATATGATTTATCCAAATATGAAAAACAGCTAGCTTTATTATCTACAAAAAATCCACGTGGATATATGAAACAAATGAAattgtattttatattccAAATTAAAGAAATTGCATTAAGAAAACATGGTTCTTTACTTACAGTcaaaaatttatataataataaactcttaaatataaattcatCATCTTCTACAAATAAGATGAACAAAACGAAAAAACTTATAcataaatttaaaaaaacGAAAACTATTTTTAGCAAGCAAGTTAGAAATATGGAACAActtaaaattatatgtgAAGATAATGAACATGATTTTGATACACCTGTGTGTATTAATCAGAATGATAacacatataataaaaaatgtaaaaagTGCAGTTATTGTGTTGAATATATGcaattttaa
- a CDS encoding putative membrane protein (conserved Plasmodium membrane protein, unknown function) — protein sequence FIAITSILRCFFYPFRFGEYKDKGIIVYNVIVSIFFFFKLPLYVLTPIFFADPMAAIVGRQFPNYAIYKKKTLHGTLTCFFVSLVTLFYIRNYWHIFILSLSLSFLELFGGSYDNLLMCFPIFIYMTFFKV from the exons ATTTTATAGCAATAACATCAATATTGCgttgttttttttatccaTTCAG ATTTGGTGAATATAAAGATAAGGGAATTATAGTTTACAATGTTATTGtatctatttttttcttttttaaacTCCCCTTGTATGTTTTAACACCAATCTTTTTTGCAGATCCAATGGCAGCAATAGTAGGAAGACAATTCCCAAATTATGccatttataaaaagaaaacg cTTCATGGAACGCTGACGTGTTTTTTTGTCTCCCTTGTGACATTGTTTTATATCCGTAATTATTGGcatattttcattttaagTTTATCACTAAGCTTTTTAGAATTATTTGGAGGGAGCTATGATAACTTATTAATGTGCTTTccaatttttatttatatgacattttttaaagtttaa